One Nicotiana sylvestris chromosome 12, ASM39365v2, whole genome shotgun sequence genomic window carries:
- the LOC104219246 gene encoding B3 domain-containing transcription repressor VAL2-like isoform X1, whose amino-acid sequence MDSKICMNGVCGATSSIEWKKGWPLKSGEFACLCDKCGTAYEQLVFCDLFHSEDTGWRECISCGKRLHCGCIASSSLLELLDSGGINCVSCARSCQLHATPNHVKAKAFGTSNSNSVGETPSTSLGSQMNGSEPNKREGSDSVDPLLVLPHQNDNTNKPIGQIKMEEAFHPAGEPGCTFSSNLCQSSAESSKNVKLDSYNGYIGVNEIHGSQVQTNLSIALSAPSSNTKLFPAPVDERDLNKRISSLQQGSRSRSLLPKPPKSTSAVRSETNAGILSQIRVARPPVEGRIKNQLLPRYWPRITDQELQQISGDSNSTIIPLFEKVLSASDAGRIGRLVLPKACAEAYFPPISQPEGLPLRIQDVKGKEWVFQFRFWPNNNSRMYVLEGVTPCIQSMQLQAGDTVTFSRMDPEGKLLMGFRKASTVNSTQETRLSAIPKSVFSTEPTSFSAMPDNLPLMSGYSGLLQSFKGSRESSVNLSSKHFNSGDFSWYLTEKNEGRNADGTFSPSMPVSDRKRSRNIGSKSKRLLIDSDEALELKLSWEELQDMLRPPLSIQPTTVTIEDHEFEEYEQPPVLGKRSIFTVRSSGEQEQWAQCDNCFKWRRLPADYLLPPQWTCQDNIFDHSRCSCSVPDDLTPRELEYLLKMDKDLKKRRSAAGQRAMHAQDPSDLDSQANGTGVAGDVREPGATSVATTTKHPRHRPGCSCIVCIQPPSGKGKHNPTCTCNVCLTVKRRFKTLMMRKKKRQSEREAEIGQRNQLMWSSKEETEVDSFSRQVKPEADPSDRERSGSETLARGHSSNQLQKLPETSKSQLDLNCHPNREDTGSSHLSMMSLLQQASLPLETYLRQNGLTSLVSEQQGSSGSQGLPPDTRESEVHIHEDQCFASTTQEQEQQEGAKENSEPDQSGKDNS is encoded by the exons ATGGATTCTAAGATTTGCATGAATGGAGTATGTGGGGCTACTTCTTCAATTGAGTGGAAAAAAGGCTGGCCTTTAAAATCTGGTGAATTTGCCTGCCTCTGTGATAAATGCGG GACTGCTTATGAGCAACTCGTCTTCTGTGATTTATTCCACTCGGAGGACACTGGTTGGAGGGAGTGTATTTCATGTGGCAAG CGTCTTCATTGCGGATGCATTGCTTCTAGTTCTTTGCTGGAGCTGCTTGATAGTGGGGGCATTAATTGTGTCAGCTGTGCTAGAAGTTGTCAACTACATGCT ACACCAAATCATGTAAAGGCCAAAGCTTTTGGAACTTCTAACTCAAACAGTGTTGGTGAAACGCCTTCAACTTCTTTGGGCAGTCAGATGAATGGTTCTGAACCTAATAAAAGAGAGGGTTCTGACAGTGTTGATCCTTTACTTGTGCTCCCACACCAGAATGACAACACAAATAAGCCTATAGGCCAAATAAAAATGGAAGAAGCTTTCCATCCTGCTGGAGAACCTGGATGCACATTTTCATCAAATTTGTGTCAGTCTTCCGCCGAGTCCTCTAAGAATGTCAAATTGGATTCGTATAACGGATACATAGGCGTTAATGAGATTCATGGATCACAGGTGCAAACAAATTTAAGCATTGCTCTGTCTGCACCTTCATCGAACACAAAACTTTTTCCTGCTCCAGTGGATGAGAGGGACTTGAACAAGAGAATTTCTTCCTTGCAACAAGGGTCTAGGTCTCGAAGCCTCTTGCCCAAACCCCCCAAATCTACCTCTGCTGTGAGATCAGAGACAAATGCTGGCATACTTTCACAGATTCGTGTTGCCAGGCCACCTGTTGAAGGTCGGATTAAGAATCAGTTGCTTCCACGTTATTGGCCGAGGATAACAGATCAGGAGTTGCAGCAAATATCTGGAGA CTCAAATTCCACCATCATACCATTATTTGAGAAGGTTCTGAGTGCAAGCGATGCAGGTCGAATTGGCCGTTTGGTACTTCCTAAAGCATGTGCCGAA GCATATTTTCCACCAATTTCTCAACCAGAAGGCCTTCCTCTGCGGATTCAGGATGTGAAGGGCAAAGAATGGGTATTCCAGTTCAGATTTTGGCCAAACAACAACAGTAGAATGTATGTTCTCGAGGGTGTGACCCCTTGCATACAATCTATGCAATTACAAGCAGGAGATACAG TAACTTTCAGTCGCATGGATCCAGAAGGAAAGCTTTTAATGGGGTTTCGTAAAGCATCAACTGTTAATTCAACTCAG GAAACTCGTCTATCAGCCATACCGAAGAGTGTTTTCTCCACTGAACCCACCTCTTTCTCAGCGATGCCTGATAATCTACCTTTAATGAGTGGTTACTCTGGCCTTCTTCAGTCATTCAAAGGAAGCAGAGAGTCTTCTGTGAATTTGTCTTCTAAGCATTTCAATAGTGGTGATTTTAGCTGGTACTTAACTGAGAAGAACGAAGGCAGGAATGCAGATGGCACATTCTCCCCTTCAATGCCTGTTTCAGACCGTAAAAGGAGTCGTAATATTGGGTCAAAAAGTAAGAGACTGCTCATTGATTCCGATGAGGCTTTGGAGCTGAAACTTTCATGGGAAGAGTTACAGGATATGCTCCGACCGCCGCTGAGTATTCAGCCGACCACTGTCACAATTGAGGACCACGAATTTGAAGAGTATGAA CAACCACCTGTTCTTGGGAAGAGGAGCATATTTACTGTCCGCTCATCTGG GGAGCAGGAGCAGTGGGCTCAATGCGATAATTGCTTTAAGTGGCGAAGGTTGCCAGCTGATTATCTTCTACCTCCTCAGTGGACATGTCAGGACAACATATTTGATCATAGCAG GTGCTCTTGTTCTGTCCCAGACGATTTAACACCCAGAGAGCTTGAATATCTTCTCAAAATGGACAAGG ATTTAAAGAAACGGAGAAGTGCAGCAGGCCAAAGGGCAATGCATGCCCAAGATCCTTCTGACTTAGATTCTCAAGCAAATGGGACTGGTGTTGCTGGTGACGTTAGAGAGCCTGGAGCCACATCAGTTGCAACCACAACAAAACATCCAAGGCATCGACCTGGCTGTTCTTGCATTGTGTGCATCCAGCCTCCCAGCGGGAAGGGCAAACATAATCCGACATGTACATGCAATGTCTGCTTAACAGTCAAACGCCGTTTCAAGACACTTATGATGCGTAAAAAGAAGCGTCAATCAGAACGTGAAGCGGAAATTGGCCAGAGGAATCAACTTATGTGGAGTTCAAAGGAAGAGACAGAAGTGGACAGCTTCTCTAGACAGGTGAAACCAGAAGCCGATCCTTCAGACAGAGAAAGATCAGGAAGCGAGACACTGGCGAGGGGCCATAGCAGCAATCAACTGCAGAAGCTTCCCGAAACCAGTAAGTCGCAATTAGACTTAAACTGTCACCCAAATCGGGAAGATACAGGTTCATCTCATCTTAGCATGATGTCTCTTCTTCAGCAAGCAAGTCTTCCGCTAGAGACATATCTGAGGCAGAATGGTCTAACAAGCTTAGTTTCTGAACAACAAGGGAGCTCAGGGTCCCAGGGGTTGCCCCCAGACACCAGAGAGAGTGAGGTACACATCCACGAAGACCAATGCTTCGCTTCTACAACTCAAGAGCAAGAACAGCAGGAGGGCGCAAAGGAAAACTCTGAACCCGATCAAAGTGGAAAGGACAATTCATGA
- the LOC104219246 gene encoding B3 domain-containing transcription repressor VAL2-like isoform X2 yields MDSKICMNGVCGATSSIEWKKGWPLKSGEFACLCDKCGTAYEQLVFCDLFHSEDTGWRECISCGKRLHCGCIASSSLLELLDSGGINCVSCARSCQLHATPNHVKAKAFGTSNSNSVGETPSTSLGSQMNGSEPNKREGSDSVDPLLVLPHQNDNTNKPIGQIKMEEAFHPAGEPGCTFSSNLCQSSAESSKNVKLDSYNGYIGVNEIHGSQVQTNLSIALSAPSSNTKLFPAPVDERDLNKRISSLQQGSRSRSLLPKPPKSTSAVRSETNAGILSQIRVARPPVEGRIKNQLLPRYWPRITDQELQQISGDSNSTIIPLFEKVLSASDAGRIGRLVLPKACAEAYFPPISQPEGLPLRIQDVKGKEWVFQFRFWPNNNSRMYVLEGVTPCIQSMQLQAGDTVTFSRMDPEGKLLMGFRKASTVNSTQETRLSAIPKSVFSTEPTSFSAMPDNLPLMSGYSGLLQSFKGSRESSVNLSSKHFNSGDFSWYLTEKNEGRNADGTFSPSMPVSDRKRSRNIGSKSKRLLIDSDEALELKLSWEELQDMLRPPLSIQPTTVTIEDHEFEEYEQPPVLGKRSIFTVRSSGEQEQWAQCDNCFKWRRLPADYLLPPQWTCQDNIFDHSRCSCSVPDDLTPRELEYLLKMDKDLKKRRSAAGQRAMHAQDPSDLDSQANGTGVAGDVREPGATSVATTTKHPRHRPGCSCIVCIQPPSGKGKHNPTCTCNVCLTVKRRFKTLMMRKKKRQSEREAEIGQRNQLMWSSKEETEVDSFSRQVKPEADPSDRERSGSETLARGHSSNQLQKLPETTSKSSARDISEAEWSNKLSF; encoded by the exons ATGGATTCTAAGATTTGCATGAATGGAGTATGTGGGGCTACTTCTTCAATTGAGTGGAAAAAAGGCTGGCCTTTAAAATCTGGTGAATTTGCCTGCCTCTGTGATAAATGCGG GACTGCTTATGAGCAACTCGTCTTCTGTGATTTATTCCACTCGGAGGACACTGGTTGGAGGGAGTGTATTTCATGTGGCAAG CGTCTTCATTGCGGATGCATTGCTTCTAGTTCTTTGCTGGAGCTGCTTGATAGTGGGGGCATTAATTGTGTCAGCTGTGCTAGAAGTTGTCAACTACATGCT ACACCAAATCATGTAAAGGCCAAAGCTTTTGGAACTTCTAACTCAAACAGTGTTGGTGAAACGCCTTCAACTTCTTTGGGCAGTCAGATGAATGGTTCTGAACCTAATAAAAGAGAGGGTTCTGACAGTGTTGATCCTTTACTTGTGCTCCCACACCAGAATGACAACACAAATAAGCCTATAGGCCAAATAAAAATGGAAGAAGCTTTCCATCCTGCTGGAGAACCTGGATGCACATTTTCATCAAATTTGTGTCAGTCTTCCGCCGAGTCCTCTAAGAATGTCAAATTGGATTCGTATAACGGATACATAGGCGTTAATGAGATTCATGGATCACAGGTGCAAACAAATTTAAGCATTGCTCTGTCTGCACCTTCATCGAACACAAAACTTTTTCCTGCTCCAGTGGATGAGAGGGACTTGAACAAGAGAATTTCTTCCTTGCAACAAGGGTCTAGGTCTCGAAGCCTCTTGCCCAAACCCCCCAAATCTACCTCTGCTGTGAGATCAGAGACAAATGCTGGCATACTTTCACAGATTCGTGTTGCCAGGCCACCTGTTGAAGGTCGGATTAAGAATCAGTTGCTTCCACGTTATTGGCCGAGGATAACAGATCAGGAGTTGCAGCAAATATCTGGAGA CTCAAATTCCACCATCATACCATTATTTGAGAAGGTTCTGAGTGCAAGCGATGCAGGTCGAATTGGCCGTTTGGTACTTCCTAAAGCATGTGCCGAA GCATATTTTCCACCAATTTCTCAACCAGAAGGCCTTCCTCTGCGGATTCAGGATGTGAAGGGCAAAGAATGGGTATTCCAGTTCAGATTTTGGCCAAACAACAACAGTAGAATGTATGTTCTCGAGGGTGTGACCCCTTGCATACAATCTATGCAATTACAAGCAGGAGATACAG TAACTTTCAGTCGCATGGATCCAGAAGGAAAGCTTTTAATGGGGTTTCGTAAAGCATCAACTGTTAATTCAACTCAG GAAACTCGTCTATCAGCCATACCGAAGAGTGTTTTCTCCACTGAACCCACCTCTTTCTCAGCGATGCCTGATAATCTACCTTTAATGAGTGGTTACTCTGGCCTTCTTCAGTCATTCAAAGGAAGCAGAGAGTCTTCTGTGAATTTGTCTTCTAAGCATTTCAATAGTGGTGATTTTAGCTGGTACTTAACTGAGAAGAACGAAGGCAGGAATGCAGATGGCACATTCTCCCCTTCAATGCCTGTTTCAGACCGTAAAAGGAGTCGTAATATTGGGTCAAAAAGTAAGAGACTGCTCATTGATTCCGATGAGGCTTTGGAGCTGAAACTTTCATGGGAAGAGTTACAGGATATGCTCCGACCGCCGCTGAGTATTCAGCCGACCACTGTCACAATTGAGGACCACGAATTTGAAGAGTATGAA CAACCACCTGTTCTTGGGAAGAGGAGCATATTTACTGTCCGCTCATCTGG GGAGCAGGAGCAGTGGGCTCAATGCGATAATTGCTTTAAGTGGCGAAGGTTGCCAGCTGATTATCTTCTACCTCCTCAGTGGACATGTCAGGACAACATATTTGATCATAGCAG GTGCTCTTGTTCTGTCCCAGACGATTTAACACCCAGAGAGCTTGAATATCTTCTCAAAATGGACAAGG ATTTAAAGAAACGGAGAAGTGCAGCAGGCCAAAGGGCAATGCATGCCCAAGATCCTTCTGACTTAGATTCTCAAGCAAATGGGACTGGTGTTGCTGGTGACGTTAGAGAGCCTGGAGCCACATCAGTTGCAACCACAACAAAACATCCAAGGCATCGACCTGGCTGTTCTTGCATTGTGTGCATCCAGCCTCCCAGCGGGAAGGGCAAACATAATCCGACATGTACATGCAATGTCTGCTTAACAGTCAAACGCCGTTTCAAGACACTTATGATGCGTAAAAAGAAGCGTCAATCAGAACGTGAAGCGGAAATTGGCCAGAGGAATCAACTTATGTGGAGTTCAAAGGAAGAGACAGAAGTGGACAGCTTCTCTAGACAGGTGAAACCAGAAGCCGATCCTTCAGACAGAGAAAGATCAGGAAGCGAGACACTGGCGAGGGGCCATAGCAGCAATCAACTGCAGAAGCTTCCCGAAACCA CAAGCAAGTCTTCCGCTAGAGACATATCTGAGGCAGAATGGTCTAACAAGCTTAGTTTCTGA
- the LOC138883950 gene encoding uncharacterized protein, with amino-acid sequence MECMELPLVRDDWSIQAFIQGLNERSSVASRQLKQNLIEYSAVTWADVHNQTEDCRQLKDEVACLFNEGHLREFLSDRAKNHFRERDANRKNEQEEPQHVIHMIVGGVDIPQGPVFKRTKVSITREKQTREYVPEGTVSFNNEEAEGISHPHNDALVISILLDKVQVKRVLVDPGSSENIIRSRVVEQLGLQDQIVPAARVLNGFNMASETIKREIILPVNVAGTIQDSKFHVIEGDEVQSPARNALDP; translated from the exons ATGGAATGCATGGAGTTGCCACTGGTCAGAGATGATTGGTCCATTCAAGCTTTTATTCAGGGATTGAATGAACGAAGTTCGGTAGCATCACGCCAGCTGAAGCAAAATTTGATCGAGTATTCGGCTGTAACTTGGGCAGATGTACACAATCA gaccgaggattgcaggcAATTGAAAGATGAGGTAGCATGTTTATTCaatgagggccaccttcgagagttcctaagtgatcgagccaagaatcatttcaggGAAAGGGACGCCAACAGGAAAAATGAACAGGAGGAGCCGCAGCATGTAATTCATATGATCGTCGGAGGGGTCGATATTCCACAAGGGCCCGTGTTCAAACGCACTAAGGTATCAATTACTAGAGAGAAACAGACCCGAGAATATGTGCCAGAAGGCACCGTATCATTCAACAACGAGGAAGCAGAAGGAATTTCTCATCCTCACAACGACGCTCTGGTAATTTCTATCTTATTagataaagttcaagttaagcgtgttttagtggatccggGTAGCTCGGAAAATATCATCCGATCAAGGGTCGTGGAGCagctcggcctacaagatcagatCGTGCCCGCAGCTCGGGTCTTGAACGGTTTCAATATGGCTAGTGAAACAATTAAAAGAGAGATTATCCTACCAGTGAATGTGGCTGGAACTATCCAAGATTCCAAGTTTCATGTAATCGAGGGCGATGAGGTACAAAGCCCTGCTCGGAATGCCTTGGATCCATAA
- the LOC138883951 gene encoding uncharacterized protein, translated as MRTTHEREDIFRGCLVGVDDISDLDAKIIFDEAQQLLNKAVTLYWEAFNKSRAQLNRCEADLKRLTKERDALKCLYVQKEEEIRDFRAELTKAHREQTDLIEQVQQKAEKIEQLRGEAEVKETETLGWKQNMDRLASEKETTQAQLSLFERQLQIMKEESLARAKKIKELETRLDAEFAKAASVAKKAKANTEVVMDVYRDDAEAANTRANEIFDAAQVQLSRVVEHIKCQSQRETLEKVHACGFDLTDDIENTKVLEAEAEALLSDDDYSGSASREDGDEAPEED; from the exons ATGAGAACGACCCACGAAAGGGAAGACATATTTCGTGGTTGCCTTGTGGGGGTCGATGACATTTCTGACCTAGatgcaaaaattatttttgatGAGGCTCAGCAACTCCTGAACAAG GCTGTGACGCTTTATTGGGAAGCGTTCAACAAATCCCGAGCTCAGCTAAACCGGTGTGAAGCCGATCTCAAGAGGCTCACGAAGGAGAGAGACGCCCTCAAATGCCTCTATGTGCAAAAAGAGGAAGAGATCAGGGACTTCCGAGCTGAATTGACAAAAGCTCACAGAGAGCAGACCGATCTCATTGAGCAG GTTCAGCAGAAGGCCGAAAAGATTGAGCAGCTTCGCGGGGAGGCTGAGGTGAAAGAGACAGAGACTTTGGGGTGGAAGCAAAACATGGACCGTCTTGCCTCGGAGAAAGAGACCACTCAGGCCCAGCTATCTTTGTTTGAgcgtcaactccaaatcatgaaggAAGAGAGCTTGGCTCGAGCCAAGAAAATTAAAGAGCTCGAGACTCGACTGGATGCTGAGTTTGCAAAGGCTGCATCTGTAGCGAAAAAAGCAAAGGCCAACACGGAGGTGGTCATGGATGTCTACCGAGACGATGCTGAAGCCGCTAACACTCGAGCGAATGAAATTTTTGATGCTGCTCAGGTTCAATTATCTCGTGTTGTCGAGCATATTAAATGTCAGTCTCAGAGAGAGACTCTCGAAAAGGTTCATGCTTGTGGCTTTGACCTCACGGACGATATTGAGAACACAaaagtgctagaggccgaggccgaAGCTTTGCTCTCTGATGATGATTACTCCGGGAGTGCGAGCAGAGAAGATGGAGATGAAGCTCCCGAGGAAGATTAG